A region of Solanum stenotomum isolate F172 unplaced genomic scaffold, ASM1918654v1 scaffold2352, whole genome shotgun sequence DNA encodes the following proteins:
- the LOC125851217 gene encoding uncharacterized protein LOC125851217, with product MTNKRENPSFFSIHPSRRLDPNNDKVESTRTNNLLVKKNNVTIKRDQEKFNDAGTMSDMINVHVGHASAHKEGGSMRTEDSGRERLKRHRIEVAGHVWIPEIWGQEELLKDWIDCSAFDSKLMNNNNIMSARAALVEERRRTNSSCRLRIENSY from the coding sequence ATGACGAACAAACGTGAAAATCCATCATTTTTTTCTATACATCCCTCAAGACGCCTCGATCCTAACAATGACAAGGTTGAGTCGACAAGGACTAATAATTTACTAGTGAAGAAAAACAATGTTACGATTAAGCGTGATCAAGAAAAATTCAACGATGCAGGAACTATGTCAGACATGATCAATGTGCACGTGGGACATGCTAGTGCACATAAAGAGGGCGGGTCGATGAGGACAGAGGATAGTGGACGTGAAAGATTGAAGAGACATAGAATTGAAGTGGCAGGACATGTATGGATACCAGAAATTTGGGGACAAGAGGAATTACTCAAAGATTGGATTGATTGTAGTgcatttgattcaaaattgatgaataataataatataatgtcAGCTAGAGCTGCTTTGgttgaagaaagaagaagaacaaattcATCTTGCAGATTGAGAATTGAAAATAGCTATTGA